A single window of Salvia splendens isolate huo1 chromosome 6, SspV2, whole genome shotgun sequence DNA harbors:
- the LOC121809667 gene encoding UDP glycosyltransferase 9-like isoform X1 — protein sequence MAAHVLVLPYPGQGHINPALAFATRLASMSLSVTVLITTDLISKATVSSSSSASVSIARISDGKESVEGEESFEAYFKRFTAVLSANLAEFIDHNPAYKLLVYDSAMPWAMDVARARDLLCAPFFTMSAAVSAIFYHLKIGGLKYPYEECEAVRLPSLPCLAVKDLPSLSTFMDANQTILKLLCDQFLNLDKADWIFINTFDMLEPEIVEWMARKWPIKTIGPTILLNHKDNNNQTTINLLEPKHDACTQWLDSKETASVVYVSFGSIASLGKPQMEELVHGLVASNRHFLWVVRASEADKLPRDFNPGEKGLVVEWCNQPAVLAHRAVACFVSHCGWNSTLEAVGHGVPVVALPQWVDQTTDAKFVEDVWGIGVVIKGCGREEIAECIEGVVGGERGVEMRRKACEFRKLAKDAVECGGTSINNIQHFVEELLCRYWIGWQGYGQSTLLDLLICDSKKSKRSVSNHIINLFEPKQDEDCQKWLDAKGSGSVVYVSFGSLASLQKEQMEELAHGLALSNCPFLWVVRASEIDMIKNLDYRKALLLSGVISHRYWPIAPCGGSGLELERAKMESSGERRFRHRLSKLLKEMKGLSSRKMLASGRVWLMRLWNRVGLVLLILMNLFPHLKSYKNRDFCKMILTLFQFT from the exons ATGGCAGCTCATGTTCTAGTCCTCCCGTACCCGGGACAGGGCCACATCAACCCGGCCCTCGCCTTCGCCACCCGCCTCGCCTCCATGAGCCTCTCCGTCACCGTTCTCATCACCACTGACTTGATCAGCAAAGCAACtgtctcctcctcctcctctgcctCTGTCTCCATCGCCCGCATCTCAGACGGAAAGGAGTCCGTCGAGGGCGAAGAGTCCTTCGAGGCCTACTTCAAGCGCTTCACAGCCGTGCTCTCAGCCAACCTGGCCGAATTCATCGACCACAACCCAGCTTATAAGCTCCTCGTCTACGACTCCGCGATGCCGTGGGCCATGGACGTGGCCCGGGCCCGGGACTTGCTCTGCGCGCCGTTTTTCACGATGTCGGCGGCTGTGTCTGCGATTTTCTACCATTTGAAAATTGGGGGTTTGAAGTATCCTTACGAGGAATGTGAGGCGGTGAGGCTGCCTTCGTTGCCTTGTCTTGCGGTCAAGGATTTGCCTTCTCTCTCTACGTTTATGGATGCGAATCAGACGATTTTGAAATTGCTTTGTGATCAGTTCTTGAATCTTGACAAGGCGGATTGGATCTTCATCAACACGTTCGACATGCTCGAACCAGAG ATAGTAGAGTGGATGGCCAGAAAATGGCCAATCAAGACCATCGGCCCAACCATCCTCCTAAACCACAAAGACAACAACAACCAAACCACCATCAACCTCTTAGAACCAAAACACGACGCCTGCACACAATGGCTTGACTCCAAAGAGACCGCCTCCGTCGTCTATGTCTCCTTCGGAAGCATCGCATCCCTTGGAAAACCCCAGATGGAAGAACTCGTACACGGCCTCGTCGCCAGCAACCGCCACTTCCTATGGGTCGTCAGAGCCTCCGAGGCCGACAAGCTCCCCCGGGATTTCAATCCCGGGGAGAAGGGCCTCGTGGTGGAGTGGTGCAACCAGCCAGCGGTGCTGGCCCACCGCGCTGTGGCGTGCTTCGTGAGCCACTGTGGGTGGAACTCGACTCTGGAGGCGGTCGGGCATGGGGTGCCCGTCGTGGCCTTGCCGCAGTGGGTGGACCAGACCACGGATGCTAAGTTTGTGGAGGATGTGTGGGGGATTGGGGTTGTGATAAAAGGTTGTGGAAGAGAGGAGATTGCTGAGTGTATTGAAGGAGTTGTGGGAGGAGAAAGAGGGGTTGAGATGAGAAGGAAGGCTTGTGAGTTTAGGAAATTGGCTAAGGATGCTGTGGAATGTGGTGGGACTTCTATCAATAATATTCAGCATTTTGTTGAGGAACTTTTGTGTAG GTATTGGATTGGATGGCAAGGCTATGGCCAATCAACACTGTTGGACCTACTTATCTGCGATTCCAAAAAAAGCAAGAGATCGGTCTCAAACCATATCATCAACCTGTTTGAGCCAAAACAAGATGAAGACTGCCAAAAATGGCTCGACGCCAAGGGGAGCGGCTCAGTCGTCTACGTCTCGTTCGGAAGCTTAGCGTCTCTCCAAAAGGAGCAAATGGAGGAGCTCGCCCACGGCCTAGCATTGAGCAACTGCCCATTTTTGTGGGTGGTGAGAGCTTCTGAGATTGATATGATAAAGAATCTTGATTACAGAAAGGCCTTATTGTTGAGTGGTGTCATCAGCCACAGGTACTGGCCCATAGCGCCGTGTGGGGGTTCAGGATTGGAGTTAGAGCGGGCGAAGATGGAATCATCGGGAGAGAGGAGATTTCGACACAGGTTAAGCAAGTTGTTGAAGGAGATGAAGGGATTGAGCTCAAGAAAAATGCTTGCAAGTGGAAGAGTTTGGCTGATGAGGCTGTGGAACAGGGTGGGACTAGTGCTACTAATATTGATGAATTTGTTTCCACACTTAAAAAGTTATAAAAATAGAGATTTTTGTAAGATGATACTCACCTTATTCCAatttacttga
- the LOC121809667 gene encoding UDP glycosyltransferase 9-like isoform X2: MAAHVLVLPYPGQGHINPALAFATRLASMSLSVTVLITTDLISKATVSSSSSASVSIARISDGKESVEGEESFEAYFKRFTAVLSANLAEFIDHNPAYKLLVYDSAMPWAMDVARARDLLCAPFFTMSAAVSAIFYHLKIGGLKYPYEECEAVRLPSLPCLAVKDLPSLSTFMDANQTILKLLCDQFLNLDKADWIFINTFDMLEPEIVEWMARKWPIKTIGPTILLNHKDNNNQTTINLLEPKHDACTQWLDSKETASVVYVSFGSIASLGKPQMEELVHGLVASNRHFLWVVRASEADKLPRDFNPGEKGLVVEWCNQPAVLAHRAVACFVSHCGWNSTLEAVGHGVPVVALPQWVDQTTDAKFVEDVWGIGVVIKGCGREEIAECIEGVVGGERGVEMRRKACEFRKLAKDAVECGGTSINNIQHFVEELLCRYWIGWQGYGQSTLLDLLICDSKKSKRSVSNHIINLFEPKQDEDCQKWLDAKGSGSVVYVSFGSLASLQKEQMEELAHGLALSNCPFLWVPQVLAHSAVWGFRIGVRAGEDGIIGREEISTQVKQVVEGDEGIELKKNACKWKSLADEAVEQGGTSATNIDEFVSTLKKL; encoded by the exons ATGGCAGCTCATGTTCTAGTCCTCCCGTACCCGGGACAGGGCCACATCAACCCGGCCCTCGCCTTCGCCACCCGCCTCGCCTCCATGAGCCTCTCCGTCACCGTTCTCATCACCACTGACTTGATCAGCAAAGCAACtgtctcctcctcctcctctgcctCTGTCTCCATCGCCCGCATCTCAGACGGAAAGGAGTCCGTCGAGGGCGAAGAGTCCTTCGAGGCCTACTTCAAGCGCTTCACAGCCGTGCTCTCAGCCAACCTGGCCGAATTCATCGACCACAACCCAGCTTATAAGCTCCTCGTCTACGACTCCGCGATGCCGTGGGCCATGGACGTGGCCCGGGCCCGGGACTTGCTCTGCGCGCCGTTTTTCACGATGTCGGCGGCTGTGTCTGCGATTTTCTACCATTTGAAAATTGGGGGTTTGAAGTATCCTTACGAGGAATGTGAGGCGGTGAGGCTGCCTTCGTTGCCTTGTCTTGCGGTCAAGGATTTGCCTTCTCTCTCTACGTTTATGGATGCGAATCAGACGATTTTGAAATTGCTTTGTGATCAGTTCTTGAATCTTGACAAGGCGGATTGGATCTTCATCAACACGTTCGACATGCTCGAACCAGAG ATAGTAGAGTGGATGGCCAGAAAATGGCCAATCAAGACCATCGGCCCAACCATCCTCCTAAACCACAAAGACAACAACAACCAAACCACCATCAACCTCTTAGAACCAAAACACGACGCCTGCACACAATGGCTTGACTCCAAAGAGACCGCCTCCGTCGTCTATGTCTCCTTCGGAAGCATCGCATCCCTTGGAAAACCCCAGATGGAAGAACTCGTACACGGCCTCGTCGCCAGCAACCGCCACTTCCTATGGGTCGTCAGAGCCTCCGAGGCCGACAAGCTCCCCCGGGATTTCAATCCCGGGGAGAAGGGCCTCGTGGTGGAGTGGTGCAACCAGCCAGCGGTGCTGGCCCACCGCGCTGTGGCGTGCTTCGTGAGCCACTGTGGGTGGAACTCGACTCTGGAGGCGGTCGGGCATGGGGTGCCCGTCGTGGCCTTGCCGCAGTGGGTGGACCAGACCACGGATGCTAAGTTTGTGGAGGATGTGTGGGGGATTGGGGTTGTGATAAAAGGTTGTGGAAGAGAGGAGATTGCTGAGTGTATTGAAGGAGTTGTGGGAGGAGAAAGAGGGGTTGAGATGAGAAGGAAGGCTTGTGAGTTTAGGAAATTGGCTAAGGATGCTGTGGAATGTGGTGGGACTTCTATCAATAATATTCAGCATTTTGTTGAGGAACTTTTGTGTAG GTATTGGATTGGATGGCAAGGCTATGGCCAATCAACACTGTTGGACCTACTTATCTGCGATTCCAAAAAAAGCAAGAGATCGGTCTCAAACCATATCATCAACCTGTTTGAGCCAAAACAAGATGAAGACTGCCAAAAATGGCTCGACGCCAAGGGGAGCGGCTCAGTCGTCTACGTCTCGTTCGGAAGCTTAGCGTCTCTCCAAAAGGAGCAAATGGAGGAGCTCGCCCACGGCCTAGCATTGAGCAACTGCCCATTTTTGTGGGTG CCACAGGTACTGGCCCATAGCGCCGTGTGGGGGTTCAGGATTGGAGTTAGAGCGGGCGAAGATGGAATCATCGGGAGAGAGGAGATTTCGACACAGGTTAAGCAAGTTGTTGAAGGAGATGAAGGGATTGAGCTCAAGAAAAATGCTTGCAAGTGGAAGAGTTTGGCTGATGAGGCTGTGGAACAGGGTGGGACTAGTGCTACTAATATTGATGAATTTGTTTCCACACTTAAAAAGTTATAA
- the LOC121809668 gene encoding integrin-linked protein kinase 1-like gives MDIASQLKRGISSQFSTGSLKMNRGFSFQRQNSLDPRRNNFRFRFGRQSSMDPIRRNPVAADGDGGEEELTVPSNLDSTMQLLFMACRGDVEGLQELLDEGIDVNSIDLDGRTALHIAACEGHVDVAKLLLSRKANIDARDRWGSTAAADAKYYGNVEVFNILKSRGANVPKTKKTPMTVANPREVPEYELNPLDIQIRRGDGISKGSYQVAKWNGTKVSVKILDKDGHADRDSINVFRHELTLLEKVRHPNVVQFIGAVTQNIPMMIVLEHHSKGDLASYLQKKGRLSTSKVLRFALEIARGMNCLHECKPEPIIHCDLKPKNILLDFGGQLKVAGFGVTKLSPPVSDKVKLLQPEATDRSNVYLAPEVYKNETFDKSVDVYSFGVMLFEMMEGSPPFSSKSADDAARLICLDGKRPSFKSKSKSFPPALKELIEECWHSSPSVRPAFPQIIMQLDKIVTTCSKQGWWKDTFKLPWK, from the exons ATGGATATTGCGTCCCAATTGAAGCGCGGGATCTCGAGCCAGTTTTCGACGGGGTCGTTGAAGATGAATCGGGGATTCAGTTTCCAGCGGCAGAACTCGCTGGACCCGCGGCGGAACAatttccggttcaggttcgggcGGCAGTCGTCGATGGACCCGATACGGCGGAATCCGGTGGCGGCGGACGGCGACGGCGGGGAGGAGGAGCTGACGGTGCCGAGCAACCTCGATAGCACAATGCAGCTGCTGTTCATGGCGTGCAGGGGCGACGTGGAGGGGTTGCAGGAGCTGCTCGATGAAGGGATTGATGTGAATAGCATTGATTTGGATGGGCGGACCGCGCTCCACATCGCCGCCTGCGAGGGCCACGTCGACGTCGCCAAGCTTCTTCTTAGCAGGAAGGCCAATATTGATGCTCGGGATCGATGGGGCAGCACG GCTGCTGCTGATGcaaaatattatggaaatgtggAAGTTTTTAATATATTGAAATCTCGTGGAGCTAACGTTCCA AAAACCAAAAAGACACCCATGACAGTTGCAAATCCTCGGGAAGTTCCAGAGTATGAGCTCAATCCATTGGACATTCAAATACGAAGAGGTGATGGCATATCTAAG GGATCTTATCAAGTTGCTAAATGGAATGGCACTAAAGTTTCAGTAAAAATACTCGACAAGGACGGCCATGCAGACCGTGACTCGAT AAATGTGTTCAGGCATGAATTAACCTTGTTAGAAAAGGTTCGGCATCCCAACGTGGTTCAGTTTATTGGTGCTGTCACCCAAAACATACCTATGATGATCGTTTTGGAGCATCATTCTAAA GGTGACCTTGCTAGTTACCTTCAAAAGAAAGGGCGTCTATCCACGTCTAAGGTGTTGAGATTTGCTCTTGAAATTGCCAG GGGCATGAACTGTCTTCATGAATGCAAACCAGAACCGATCATACACTGCGATTTAAAGCCAAA AAATATTTTGCTGGATTTTGGAGGGCAGCTGAAGGTTGCAGGGTTCGGTGTTACTAAGTTATCACCACCGGTATCTGATAAAGTAAAACTTTTGCAGCCCGAGGCCACAGATCGTTCAA ATGTGTACTTAGCACCGGAGGTGTACAAGAACGAAACATTCGACAAAAGTGTGGACGTGTACTCTTTTGGTGTTATGCTATTCGAG ATGATGGAGGGTTCTCCGCCATTCTCTTCAAAGTCTGCAGACGACGCTGCTAGGCTTATTTGTTTAGATGGAAAGAGACCATCATTCAAGTCAAAATCCAAATCTTTTCCTCCAGCATTAAAAGA GTTGATCGAGGAATGCTGGCATTCGAGTCCCAGTGTGAGGCCGGCGTTCCCTCAGATCATAATGCAATTGGATAAGATTGTCACGACATGCTCCAAACAAGGATGGTGGAAAGACACTTTCAAACTCCCCTG GAAATAA